CCCCGGTAATGTTACGATTAATGTACAAATTCCCTACGGCAAACTCTGTCTGCGCCTGCTGAATGTGGGAAGGTGTGCGGGAGTAAAGTCCCCCAGTTAAGGCGTAGTTTGTACCGTTGGCGACGGTTAAGGCTTCTGGGAAATTCTGCACCCTAATTACTGCTAACACAGGACCAAAAATTTCTTGTTGGGCGATTATACCATTTGGCGGCACATCAGTAAAGATAACTGGACCGACAAAATAACCTTGAGTGGGTGCGGGTAACTCTAAAGCTAATTGGGCTTCTGCTTTACCTTTCTCAATATATTCGAGAATGCGATCGCGAGCATTGGCATCAATTACCGGACCGACTTGAGTACCGGGTAATTCTGTTTCGCCAATATTCAAAGATTTTGTGGCTTCTACTAATCGGCGCACAAAAGCATCATAAACCGGTTGCAGAACAATCACCCGTGAACAAGCAGAACATTTTTGTCCGCTATAACCAAAAGCTGATTGTAATACCCCAATCACAGCTTGGTCTAAATCTGCACTTTCATCCACAATAATAGCATTCTTCCCACCCATTTCGGCAATCACCCGTTTCATGTGCCTTTGACCGGGTTTCAGGGTAGCAGCTTCAGCGTAAATTCTGCAACCTACCTCCTGAGAACCAGTAAAAGCAATTACATGGGTATCAGGATGACTCACCAAATAAGCCCCGACTTGGGAACCCTTACCAGGTACGTATTGAAATACACCTTTAGGTATTCCAGCTTCCACCAAAATTTCTGTGAATTTGGCAGTAATTATAGAAGATGTTTCTGCAGGTTTGAGGAGAGTTGAATTTCCTGCAACCAAAGCTGCAACAGTCATTCCACAAGCAATGGCTAACGGGAAATTCCAGGGAGAAATCACCACAACGATTCCTCTGGGCTGGTAAATATAACGATTAGTTTCACCAGAAACATCGTAATTTACACCCTGATCTAACCGTTCCATTTCCTCAGCGTAGTAAAGACAAAAGTCGATAGCTTCAGATACCTCTGCGTCAGCTTCTTTAACCGGCTTCCCCACTTCCAAAACAATCCACACAGAAAGTTCAGCACGGCGTTGTTCCATCAACACAGCAGCTTTCCGTAAAATATCAGCCCGTTGCTTCACTGGAGTCTTACGCCAAGCAGGAAAAGCAGCCTTCGCAGCTTGCATTGCTTCCTCTGCTTGTTCAACACTAATCAGTCCAATCTTACCAATTACCTCGCTAAAATTCGACGGATTGAGAGAATCAATCACCGTTGAAGTATTAACATACTCACCATTAATCAAAGGAAGATAACTCTTCGCCAATTGTTGACGAACAACTTTAAAAGCCTCAGCCGATTTTACTCTCGCTCCTTCCCCAGCATAATCCGTATCCGCCACACCCACAAACCCCGCGCCCTCCTCTTTGCGTCTCTGGTTACTGAGCGCAGTCGAAGTATGCGCCTCTGCGTGAGATAAATCCACAACCGGTGGACTCAGCAACTCCTCAGCGGGACGATTTTCCAAATTTTGGCGTAAAAAAGAACTATTCGCCGTATTTTCCAACAAACGACGAATCAGATAAGCCATCCCCGGTAGAAGTTCACCATAGGGACAATACACACGCACACGATAACCCTGATCGACCAAAGCCTTAGCCAGCTTATCACCCATACCGTACAAAACTTGCATTTCAAAGCAACGCCGGGGGACATTCAAGCTTTGGGCTATGGCTATGGCTCTGGCTTGCGATCGCACATTATGGCTACCAATAGCAGCATACACATATTGATGATTTTCCAGCAATAACTGGGTGATGGTTTCAAAATTAGCATCACTAGCGGCTTTATCATTGTAAACTGGTTGTGACCAATGCTTCTGTGCAGCTTTGATAGTTTCCTGATCCCAATAAGCGCCTTTAACCAGACGAACTGTTAAAGGATAACCGCGCTGTTTTAACCAAGAAATTAGATCCTTAGCATCTTGCTCACTGTCGCGCAGGTATGCTTGAATTGTCATACCAATATCTGTACGTTGGCGAAATTCGTCTTCCAGTAAAAGTTTTTTCAGAATATTCAGAGTAATGTCTTTATAGGCGTACTGTTCCATATCAAAGTGGACAGCTGCGCCGACTTCTTTGGCTCGACGTAAGAGAATGCGAATGCGATCGCTAACTTTCGCTTCACTACCTTCAGCATCCAAGGGGTCGAATTGGGAATAAAACGCCGTTAACTTCACAGAAACCTGAACTTTTGGCAGATTTTCACCATCTGCTGTGTCAATAGCGGCAATAGTTGTCCAACTTTGGGAAGCTTCCACCAATTGTACCATCAATTCCAGGTAACGTTCCAGATAAGACTGCGCTTCGGCTTCTGTAATTACAGCTTCACCAAGTAAATCAATGGTGAAAGCCATTTTTTCTTTCCGCAGGCGTTCAACTGTTTTGATGACTTGCTTAATATTTTCCCCAGAAATATATTTATGAGCAAGAGTCTCAACCGCTGTCGCCACAGTTGTCGCCGCAACTTGTCCAGGCATAGAATCGGGATTAGCAAAGTTTAGCATCCCCTTGAGCGCTGCGGGTAACTCTACAGACTCATCACCGAGATATTCTTGTAAATGAGCAGCAATTTCCGATTTGCTGCGTAAAGCCGGGAGAGTATCAATAAACCGAAATAGCTGCACCCGCAATCCTGGATTACTCATCGCCCATGCTAGTAATTTATCATCCCAGCGCATCTGATCGCGCAAAGAAGCTAAAAACGAACGATTCTCCTGGGTGGCTATTAGAAGCTGTTTACCGATTTCTTGGGTTTTAGCTTCGTAGGTGCTGGCTTGTACTTGTAATACCACGGGTAGCAGACTCCTTGTTCAACACACAGACTATATGAAGCCTGTGTATTCTATTTTGGCTCTTTAATTTTGTAGCCACCAGATTTCCCACTCACAATAATTAAAAAATTTTAAGTTGTTTGTCTTACTGAGAATATTTATAACAATTGACAAAGACTCCATCTCAATACTGCGTAGGTTTTGAAAATCGCAAAGCGTGAAACCCTTGTAGAGACGTTACATGTAACGTCTCTACATTCAGCCCTTAGCCAATTTTAGATTTTAGATTTTAGATTTTTGGGAAGCAAGACCCCATGTGTCTGTAAAAATCTAAAAGACGCTCCTACGTCACCCTAAGCGCAGCTGTGCCGTAGGCTTTACGCTACGAAGCACGCAAATCTAAAATCCAAAATTGGTTGACCTGAAGGATTACTAATTGTGGTTCAACAAGGCATCATAGCATCAAATCTACCTAGTACTGCCAAATCTTCAGCATCTAACGCAACTGGAATACCACTGCGAATTAATTCCGAAAAATCTTCATTTGGCACCATAATCGTCAACGTATACAAACGAGACGAGCCTGTATTTTTGATTAAATGAGTCCCTGTGGGAGGTACCAACAAACTATCACCAGCTTTGATAGATACCTGTTTACCATCACACATAGCTACACCTTCGCCTTTGAGGATAAAAAACATTTCCACCGCCCACTGATGGCGATTTGGTGGTGTTTGTCCACCGACATCAAAAATTTCTACACAACAAGTTAAAGAAGTATTAGCATTTGCTGTATCGAAGATAATCGCCAATCGATTTGTATCACAGGGGCTGATGCGATATACTTGATAATCTTTGGGAGATTTGATAACAGGAATTACACAATGATTAGTATACATTTATCACCTCCTAAGTTTTCATTTGTCATTTGTCATTTGTCATTGGTCATTGGTCATTGGTCATTTGTCATTTGTCATTTGTCATTTGTCATTGGTCATTGGTCATTTGTCATTTGTCATTGGTCATTGGTCATTTGTCATTTGTCATTTGTCATTGGTCATTGGTCATTGGTCATTTGTCATTGGTAGGGAACTCCTAACTCATTACTCATTACTCATTACTCATTACTCATTACTCATTACTCATTACTCATTACTCATTACTCATTACTCATTACTCATTACTCATTACTCATTACTCATTACTCATTACTCATTACTCATTACTCATTACTCCTAACTCCTAACTCCTAACTCCTAACTCCTAACTCCTAACTCCTAACTCATTACTCATTACTCATTACTCATTACTCATTACTCCTAACTCCTAACTTGTTTGCAATGCTGTAAAAATCGCTTGTGAAT
The Gloeotrichia echinulata CP02 DNA segment above includes these coding regions:
- the pruA gene encoding L-glutamate gamma-semialdehyde dehydrogenase, with the protein product MVLQVQASTYEAKTQEIGKQLLIATQENRSFLASLRDQMRWDDKLLAWAMSNPGLRVQLFRFIDTLPALRSKSEIAAHLQEYLGDESVELPAALKGMLNFANPDSMPGQVAATTVATAVETLAHKYISGENIKQVIKTVERLRKEKMAFTIDLLGEAVITEAEAQSYLERYLELMVQLVEASQSWTTIAAIDTADGENLPKVQVSVKLTAFYSQFDPLDAEGSEAKVSDRIRILLRRAKEVGAAVHFDMEQYAYKDITLNILKKLLLEDEFRQRTDIGMTIQAYLRDSEQDAKDLISWLKQRGYPLTVRLVKGAYWDQETIKAAQKHWSQPVYNDKAASDANFETITQLLLENHQYVYAAIGSHNVRSQARAIAIAQSLNVPRRCFEMQVLYGMGDKLAKALVDQGYRVRVYCPYGELLPGMAYLIRRLLENTANSSFLRQNLENRPAEELLSPPVVDLSHAEAHTSTALSNQRRKEEGAGFVGVADTDYAGEGARVKSAEAFKVVRQQLAKSYLPLINGEYVNTSTVIDSLNPSNFSEVIGKIGLISVEQAEEAMQAAKAAFPAWRKTPVKQRADILRKAAVLMEQRRAELSVWIVLEVGKPVKEADAEVSEAIDFCLYYAEEMERLDQGVNYDVSGETNRYIYQPRGIVVVISPWNFPLAIACGMTVAALVAGNSTLLKPAETSSIITAKFTEILVEAGIPKGVFQYVPGKGSQVGAYLVSHPDTHVIAFTGSQEVGCRIYAEAATLKPGQRHMKRVIAEMGGKNAIIVDESADLDQAVIGVLQSAFGYSGQKCSACSRVIVLQPVYDAFVRRLVEATKSLNIGETELPGTQVGPVIDANARDRILEYIEKGKAEAQLALELPAPTQGYFVGPVIFTDVPPNGIIAQQEIFGPVLAVIRVQNFPEALTVANGTNYALTGGLYSRTPSHIQQAQTEFAVGNLYINRNITGAIVGRQPFGGFNLSGVGSKAGGPDYLLQFLEPRTVTENIQRQGFAPIEGVD
- a CDS encoding cupin domain-containing protein — translated: MYTNHCVIPVIKSPKDYQVYRISPCDTNRLAIIFDTANANTSLTCCVEIFDVGGQTPPNRHQWAVEMFFILKGEGVAMCDGKQVSIKAGDSLLVPPTGTHLIKNTGSSRLYTLTIMVPNEDFSELIRSGIPVALDAEDLAVLGRFDAMMPC